The following are encoded together in the Geobacter sulfurreducens PCA genome:
- a CDS encoding AraC family transcriptional regulator has protein sequence MPSNSVRTQTPPFTNELPAPIFFRSATVPAHASYPRHRHPWGEFVYSFSGVMEVKIAGHHYLAPPHYGIWLPPDVEHVGLNRHEACHCSLYVERGLCSTLPAAVCAVTVRPLMRSILDHLRQYPPGLSTTDEEARLMRVLVDQLAAAERAGSYLPTSDDPVLGPILRAMEEHPGDNRPLSELVSLAGSTERTVMRRCQRELGMSFAEWRQRLRVVKAMSLLEEGMTVQAIAAYFGYGSASAFIAMFRRVVGLTPAEYRKSGRGEAVFGRGGCCDKGT, from the coding sequence ATGCCTTCGAACTCTGTCCGCACGCAGACCCCGCCATTCACCAATGAGCTGCCCGCGCCGATCTTCTTCCGGTCAGCTACCGTGCCGGCCCATGCCTCATATCCCCGGCACCGGCACCCTTGGGGTGAATTCGTCTACTCCTTCAGCGGCGTCATGGAGGTTAAAATTGCCGGCCACCACTACCTGGCTCCACCCCACTACGGGATCTGGCTGCCTCCGGATGTCGAGCATGTGGGGCTCAATCGCCATGAAGCATGCCACTGCTCCCTCTATGTGGAGCGCGGTTTGTGCAGCACTCTCCCTGCCGCTGTCTGCGCGGTCACCGTCCGGCCGCTCATGCGGTCGATCCTCGATCACCTGCGACAGTATCCGCCGGGGCTGTCGACGACGGACGAAGAGGCCCGCCTCATGCGGGTCCTTGTCGACCAACTGGCGGCAGCGGAGCGTGCCGGCTCCTATCTCCCCACCTCCGACGATCCGGTCCTCGGTCCCATCCTTCGGGCGATGGAAGAGCATCCGGGCGACAACCGACCTCTGTCAGAACTCGTCAGCCTGGCCGGTTCTACGGAGCGTACGGTCATGCGCCGGTGTCAGCGGGAGCTCGGCATGTCGTTTGCGGAATGGAGACAGCGACTGCGAGTCGTAAAGGCAATGTCGCTGCTCGAAGAGGGAATGACGGTTCAGGCGATTGCGGCGTATTTCGGCTACGGGAGCGCGTCGGCCTTCATTGCTATGTTCCGGCGTGTCGTGGGGCTAACGCCGGCGGAATACCGAAAGAGCGGGAGGGGGGAAGCGGTTTTCGGACGGGGCGGCTGTTGCGACAAGGGCACTTGA